The Mycolicibacterium boenickei genome has a segment encoding these proteins:
- a CDS encoding ABC transporter permease yields the protein MGRGQVVTAAVAAVRVPPAGPELIEVVGGHPRRKGLWARIPRPVRRLMSPALILAAWTIGSTTGLLNTDLFPPPTEVAATAWRLLGDGQLATHVGASAVRVLIGTVLGILIGVLLAVVAGLTRTGEDLLDWTMQILKAVPNFALTPLLIIWMGIGEGPKIVLITTGVAIAIYINTYSGIRGVDRQLVEMAQTLEASRRTLVSQVILPGAMPNFLVGLRLGLSSAWLSLIFAEMINTTQGIGYLMSRAQTNLQFDVSLLVIVIYAVAGLLSYTLVRVLERLLLSWRNAFEGLGAPA from the coding sequence ATGGGCCGGGGCCAAGTCGTGACCGCAGCCGTCGCCGCTGTCCGGGTCCCGCCCGCCGGCCCCGAACTCATCGAGGTCGTCGGCGGTCACCCGCGACGAAAAGGCCTGTGGGCACGCATCCCCCGGCCCGTGCGCCGGCTGATGAGCCCGGCGCTGATCTTGGCGGCCTGGACCATCGGCTCGACGACGGGCCTGCTCAACACCGACCTGTTCCCACCCCCGACAGAGGTGGCGGCCACCGCGTGGCGGCTGCTCGGCGACGGGCAACTCGCCACCCACGTCGGCGCGTCGGCCGTGCGGGTGCTGATCGGCACGGTGCTGGGCATCCTGATCGGTGTCCTCCTCGCGGTGGTGGCCGGGCTGACCCGCACCGGTGAGGACCTGCTGGACTGGACCATGCAGATCCTCAAGGCCGTGCCCAATTTCGCGTTGACCCCGCTGCTGATCATCTGGATGGGCATCGGCGAAGGCCCCAAGATCGTGCTGATCACCACCGGCGTGGCGATCGCGATCTACATCAACACCTATTCGGGGATCCGCGGCGTGGATCGGCAACTCGTCGAGATGGCGCAAACCCTGGAAGCGTCACGGCGGACCCTCGTCTCGCAGGTGATCCTCCCCGGTGCGATGCCGAATTTCCTTGTCGGCCTGCGCCTCGGGCTGTCCAGCGCGTGGCTGAGCCTGATCTTCGCCGAGATGATCAACACCACCCAGGGCATCGGCTACCTGATGTCACGCGCCCAGACCAACCTGCAGTTCGATGTCTCGCTGCTGGTGATCGTCATCTACGCCGTGGCCGGCCTGCTGTCCTACACCCTGGTGCGGGTCTTGGAACGGCTGCTGCTGTCATGGCGCAACGCGTTCGAGGGTCTCGGAGCTCCGGCATGA
- a CDS encoding ABC transporter ATP-binding protein, which yields MSAGISTVVEVHGLTRAFGEQQVLENLELQIADGEFVAMLGRSGSGKSTLLRVLAGLDDQVTGSVRVPRSRAVVFQNPRLLPWRRALANVTFALPDSGPDAPSRTARGRAALDEVGLTDKSKAWPLSLSGGEAQRVSLARALVREPDLLLLDEPFGALDALTRLKMYGLLHELWSRRHMAVLHVTHDVDEAILLADRVVVLSGGRVSLDRRVELPFPRSRSDEGFDDLRRALLAELGVREEVGHDRSR from the coding sequence ATGAGCGCCGGCATCAGCACTGTCGTGGAGGTGCACGGCCTGACACGGGCATTCGGCGAACAACAGGTGCTCGAGAATCTCGAATTGCAGATCGCCGACGGCGAATTCGTCGCGATGCTGGGCCGTTCCGGATCCGGGAAGAGCACCCTGCTGCGGGTGCTGGCCGGGCTCGACGATCAGGTCACCGGATCGGTGCGGGTGCCCCGTTCCCGCGCGGTGGTGTTTCAGAATCCGCGGCTGCTGCCGTGGCGGCGCGCACTGGCCAACGTCACGTTCGCGCTGCCCGACTCCGGACCCGACGCGCCGAGCCGGACTGCCCGTGGCCGGGCCGCACTCGACGAGGTGGGGCTGACCGACAAGTCCAAAGCGTGGCCGTTGTCGTTGTCCGGCGGTGAGGCGCAACGTGTTTCGCTGGCCCGCGCGCTGGTCCGCGAGCCCGATCTGCTGTTGCTCGATGAGCCGTTCGGCGCGCTCGACGCGCTGACCCGGCTCAAGATGTACGGCCTGTTGCACGAACTCTGGTCCCGCAGGCACATGGCGGTCCTGCATGTCACCCACGACGTGGACGAGGCGATCCTGCTGGCCGACCGGGTGGTGGTGCTCTCTGGCGGACGGGTATCCCTCGACCGCCGCGTCGAGCTGCCCTTCCCTCGCTCCCGCAGCGATGAGGGCTTCGACGACCTGCGCAGGGCGCTGCTGGCCGAACTCGGCGTCCGAGAGGAGGTAGGCCATGACCGCTCCCGCTGA